A stretch of the Flavobacterium aquiphilum genome encodes the following:
- a CDS encoding glycoside hydrolase family 13 protein: MKKIIILMLFFSLSVFAQIDRVEPPFWYAGMHNPELQIMFYGKNIAENEVSVSQNIVIKEVKKTENPNYLFVTIDTKNVTAQDLVFSFSKNKKVAFTKKYSLKQRRENSALRKGYDASDLIYLIMSDRFANGNPKNDSNKSVTEKGNRALPGGRHGGDIAGMIQHLDYIKELGATALWPTPLCEDNDKAYSYHTYGQSDVYKIDPRFGTNEEYVQLSAELHKRDMKLIMDYVTNHWGAEHWMMKDLPTYEWIHQFPGYAQTNYRMTTQFDPNASQIDAKMCMDGWFVKSMPDLNQSNPLVNTYLKQNAIWWIEYANLDGFRVDTYSYCDKKGIAEWTKAITDEYPNFNIVGEVWMHDQAQMAFWQKDSKIAAIQNYNSYLPSVMDFTLTETLAKVFNEDNGKWNEGMVNIYENFTNDFLYPNINSIMIFAENHDTNRFNEIYQKDLSKYKMAMTLLATVRGIPQIYYGSEIGMAGSKDKDGDAAIRQDFPGGWAGDSNNAFAKEGRTAEQQQFFDFSSKLFNWRKTNDAVHFGKMKHYIPENNVYVYFRYTDSKAVMVVINNNKESKTFATNRFEESLVNYSTGNDVLSGKSIDLKNDITIEGKSVLILELK, from the coding sequence ATGAAGAAAATTATCATTTTAATGCTTTTTTTCTCTTTATCGGTTTTTGCCCAAATTGATAGAGTTGAGCCTCCATTTTGGTATGCAGGAATGCACAATCCGGAATTGCAGATTATGTTTTATGGCAAAAATATCGCTGAAAATGAAGTGTCAGTATCTCAAAATATTGTAATCAAAGAAGTAAAAAAGACCGAAAACCCAAATTATCTTTTTGTTACAATTGACACTAAAAATGTGACTGCACAAGATTTAGTTTTTTCATTTTCTAAAAACAAAAAAGTCGCTTTCACAAAAAAATACAGTTTAAAACAAAGAAGGGAAAATTCGGCTTTGAGAAAAGGTTATGATGCCTCCGATTTGATTTATTTGATAATGTCCGATCGTTTTGCGAATGGAAATCCTAAAAACGACAGCAACAAATCGGTTACTGAAAAAGGAAACAGAGCGCTTCCCGGCGGAAGACACGGCGGTGATATTGCTGGTATGATTCAGCATTTGGATTACATAAAAGAATTGGGAGCAACGGCACTTTGGCCGACACCGCTTTGCGAAGACAACGATAAAGCTTATTCGTACCACACTTACGGACAATCTGATGTTTACAAAATCGATCCCCGTTTTGGTACCAATGAAGAATATGTACAGCTTTCGGCTGAATTGCACAAACGCGACATGAAACTCATCATGGATTATGTAACGAATCATTGGGGAGCCGAACATTGGATGATGAAGGATTTGCCAACTTATGAATGGATTCATCAGTTTCCGGGTTATGCCCAAACCAATTACAGAATGACCACTCAGTTTGACCCAAACGCATCGCAGATTGATGCTAAAATGTGCATGGACGGCTGGTTTGTAAAATCAATGCCGGATTTGAATCAGTCGAATCCATTGGTGAATACCTATTTGAAACAAAACGCCATTTGGTGGATTGAATATGCTAATTTGGATGGTTTCCGTGTAGATACTTATTCCTATTGTGACAAAAAAGGTATCGCCGAATGGACAAAAGCCATTACTGATGAATACCCAAATTTCAACATTGTTGGGGAAGTCTGGATGCACGATCAGGCGCAAATGGCCTTTTGGCAGAAAGACAGCAAGATAGCAGCCATACAAAATTATAATTCCTATTTGCCTTCTGTAATGGATTTCACATTGACCGAAACTTTGGCCAAAGTATTTAATGAAGATAATGGCAAGTGGAATGAAGGAATGGTCAATATTTATGAAAATTTCACCAATGATTTTCTGTATCCAAATATCAACAGCATAATGATTTTTGCTGAAAATCACGACACAAACCGTTTCAATGAAATTTATCAAAAAGATTTATCGAAGTATAAAATGGCAATGACTTTGCTGGCTACCGTTCGAGGGATTCCGCAGATTTATTATGGTTCTGAGATTGGAATGGCAGGAAGCAAAGACAAAGACGGTGACGCGGCTATTCGTCAGGATTTCCCTGGAGGCTGGGCTGGAGACAGTAATAATGCTTTCGCAAAAGAAGGAAGAACGGCTGAGCAGCAGCAGTTTTTTGATTTCTCATCAAAGTTGTTCAATTGGAGAAAAACCAATGATGCCGTGCATTTCGGGAAGATGAAACATTACATTCCAGAGAATAATGTCTATGTGTATTTCAGATATACTGATTCCAAAGCGGTTATGGTGGTCATCAATAACAATAAGGAATCTAAAACTTTTGCAACTAACCGTTTTGAGGAAAGTTTGGTGAATTATTCAACTGGAAACGATGTGCTTTCAGGAAAATCAATTGATTTGAAAAATGACATCACCATTGAAGGAAAATCGGTTTTGATATTGGAATTGAAGTAA
- a CDS encoding TIM-barrel domain-containing protein — MKKIILFLLISSLSFAQNANRKFESYKVVQNTLEIKTSDGQYFIKPYSDKIIETTFLPTGEKSNSNSHAVVLTPEKTAFKVKQTQNELVYSSNGISVSIAKSPFQITYLYKNKELISEKNGYVKRNTNSKEQPQETLEFNVDASEAFYGAGARALGMNRRGNRLELYNQADYGYGTHSKKMNFSIPLVMSSKIYAVHFDNGAIGWLDLDSKKDNTLVYETISGRKTYQVIAGDSWVGLTSNYTALTGRQPLIPRWVLGNFSSRFGYHSQEEVTKTIDKYLKDEIPVDAIILDLYWFGKTVTGTMGNLDWDKDNFSDPKKMISDLNGKGVKTVLITEPFILTTSSRWQDAVDKKVLATDNAGNPFKYDFFFGNTGLVDVFKPEGKTWFWNIYKNLINQGVGGWWGDLGEPEVFPSASFTAQGKADEVHNIYGHTWAKMIDEGYAKDFPNVRPFILMRAGYSGSQHYGMIPWSGDVSRSWEGLQSQPEIALQMGMQGMAYMHSDLGGFAGDYFDNELYVRWLQYGVFQPVYRPHAQEDVASEPVNKDILTKAKVKKQIELRYQMLPYNYTLAFENNNKGLPLMRPLFFEEPTNERLLNSCDSYLWGNDFLVTPITKAGVTNTTVYFPKGNNWFDFYTGQKHEAGNTENIAVSADNIPVFVRGGSFVPMIKTIQNTTKYSLANFDLHFYFDEKTMSSSGKLYNDDGLTPNAFEKGAYEILNFSNNASAKVITLKITTTVGKAFVSADKNVTLLVHNISSKPTKVTVNGVNVDFKTNASTLEIPVALKKGLDNEIKIQL, encoded by the coding sequence ATGAAAAAAATAATTTTATTCCTTTTAATTTCAAGTCTTTCTTTTGCCCAAAACGCAAACAGGAAATTTGAAAGTTATAAAGTAGTCCAAAACACTTTGGAAATAAAAACATCTGACGGGCAGTATTTCATAAAACCCTATTCGGATAAAATAATTGAAACCACTTTTTTGCCGACAGGCGAAAAATCAAATTCCAATTCGCATGCCGTTGTTTTAACTCCCGAAAAAACGGCTTTTAAAGTAAAGCAAACTCAAAATGAATTGGTGTATTCTTCTAATGGAATTTCGGTTTCCATTGCAAAAAGCCCTTTCCAAATTACCTATTTGTACAAAAACAAAGAGTTGATTTCGGAGAAAAACGGATATGTAAAACGAAATACAAACAGCAAAGAACAGCCACAGGAAACATTAGAATTTAATGTGGATGCATCCGAAGCGTTTTATGGTGCCGGAGCGAGAGCATTGGGTATGAACCGTCGCGGAAACCGTTTGGAATTGTACAACCAAGCTGATTATGGATATGGAACACATTCTAAGAAAATGAATTTCTCGATTCCGTTGGTAATGTCTTCCAAAATTTATGCGGTTCATTTTGATAACGGTGCCATCGGGTGGTTGGATTTGGACAGCAAAAAAGACAATACTTTGGTGTATGAAACTATTTCGGGACGAAAAACCTATCAGGTGATTGCAGGTGATTCGTGGGTTGGTTTGACTTCAAATTACACGGCTTTGACAGGAAGACAACCGCTTATTCCTCGTTGGGTTTTGGGGAATTTCTCTAGTAGATTTGGGTATCATTCACAGGAAGAAGTGACGAAAACCATTGATAAATATTTGAAAGATGAAATCCCTGTCGATGCCATTATTCTTGATTTGTATTGGTTCGGGAAAACGGTTACAGGAACGATGGGGAATTTGGATTGGGACAAAGACAATTTCTCTGATCCAAAGAAAATGATAAGCGATTTGAACGGTAAAGGAGTTAAAACCGTTCTGATTACCGAGCCTTTTATATTGACAACTTCAAGTAGATGGCAAGATGCTGTCGATAAGAAAGTTTTGGCAACAGATAATGCTGGAAACCCATTCAAATACGATTTCTTTTTCGGGAATACGGGACTTGTCGATGTATTTAAACCTGAAGGGAAAACTTGGTTTTGGAACATTTATAAAAATCTAATCAATCAAGGAGTTGGCGGTTGGTGGGGCGATTTGGGAGAACCCGAAGTGTTTCCGTCAGCGTCATTTACCGCACAGGGAAAAGCAGATGAAGTGCACAATATTTACGGCCATACTTGGGCCAAAATGATTGACGAAGGCTATGCAAAGGATTTTCCAAATGTGCGTCCATTTATTCTAATGCGTGCCGGATATTCGGGATCACAGCATTACGGAATGATTCCGTGGTCGGGTGATGTGAGTCGCAGTTGGGAAGGATTACAATCGCAACCCGAAATCGCATTGCAGATGGGAATGCAGGGAATGGCATATATGCATTCGGATTTGGGAGGATTTGCAGGAGATTATTTCGACAATGAGTTGTATGTTCGTTGGTTGCAGTACGGCGTATTTCAGCCGGTTTATCGTCCGCACGCGCAGGAAGATGTGGCTTCGGAACCGGTTAATAAAGATATTTTGACCAAAGCCAAAGTCAAAAAACAAATTGAGTTGCGCTACCAAATGTTGCCGTACAATTACACTTTGGCTTTCGAAAATAACAACAAAGGTTTGCCATTGATGCGTCCTTTATTTTTTGAGGAACCAACCAATGAAAGGCTATTGAACTCTTGCGATTCCTATTTGTGGGGAAATGATTTTTTGGTGACACCAATTACCAAAGCAGGAGTTACCAACACAACTGTTTATTTCCCAAAAGGCAACAATTGGTTTGATTTTTATACAGGACAAAAACACGAAGCAGGAAATACGGAGAACATTGCTGTTTCGGCAGATAATATTCCGGTATTTGTTCGCGGAGGCTCATTTGTCCCGATGATTAAAACCATTCAGAACACGACAAAATATTCGTTGGCTAATTTTGATTTGCATTTTTATTTTGATGAAAAAACAATGTCAAGTTCAGGGAAATTATACAATGATGATGGATTGACACCAAATGCTTTCGAAAAGGGAGCTTACGAAATTTTGAATTTTTCAAACAACGCTTCCGCAAAAGTTATTACATTGAAAATAACTACTACAGTTGGAAAAGCATTTGTAAGTGCCGACAAAAATGTTACTTTATTGGTTCATAATATCAGTTCAAAACCAACGAAAGTTACCGTTAACGGCGTGAATGTTGATTTTAAAACCAATGCTTCCACGCTTGAAATTCCGGTAGCATTGAAAAAAGGATTAGATAACGAAATCAAAATACAGCTATAA
- a CDS encoding alpha-amylase family glycosyl hydrolase: MIRKTILSLSFLLATTLAFAQAKKHTVAKTEKTPFVWEGANLYFLMTDRFNNGDKSNDVNYNRTKTAGKLRGFEGGDLKGIIQKIDEGYFTKLGINVIWFTPIVEQIHDGVDEGTGFSYGFHGYWTRDWTALDPNFGTKKDLAELVKKAHAKGIRIMLDGVINHTGPVTPVDTVWPEDWVRTGPNCKYSNFENTTACTLVSNLPDVKTESKVAVALPPFLVEKWKAEGRYEKEVASLDAFFKRTGYPRTPKYYIIKWLTDYITEFGIDGYRADTVKHTDESVWADFKIQCDYAFAQWKKNNPTKVLDNNPFYTIAEVYNYNISNGKLFDFGDKKVDYYANGFTAMINFEFKSDAQKDYSILFSKYSGLLNNQLKGNSVLNYLSSHDDGGPFDAKRTKSIESGTKLLLTPGISQMYYGDESARSLVVEGTQGDATLRSNMNWEAIKTNSETQKVLLHWQKLGQFRKNHPSVGAGVNTEISAKPYVCSRTFTKGKYTDTVIIGLNLASGKKEIPVGSAFKEGAKVRDAYSGKTATVLKGKVTVDSEFDIVLLESMK; encoded by the coding sequence ATGATTAGAAAAACAATACTATCACTGTCGTTTTTGTTGGCAACGACTTTAGCATTTGCACAAGCGAAAAAACACACTGTCGCAAAAACCGAGAAAACACCTTTCGTTTGGGAAGGAGCTAATTTATATTTTTTGATGACCGACCGTTTTAATAATGGCGACAAATCGAATGATGTAAATTATAACAGAACTAAAACTGCCGGAAAACTTCGCGGTTTTGAAGGTGGCGACCTTAAAGGAATTATTCAAAAAATAGACGAAGGTTACTTTACAAAATTAGGAATCAACGTGATTTGGTTTACACCTATCGTCGAACAAATTCATGACGGAGTCGATGAAGGAACAGGGTTTAGTTATGGATTTCATGGTTATTGGACAAGGGATTGGACGGCTTTGGATCCTAACTTCGGAACCAAAAAAGACTTAGCCGAATTGGTTAAAAAAGCGCACGCAAAAGGAATCCGAATCATGCTTGATGGGGTAATCAATCATACGGGACCGGTTACGCCTGTCGATACTGTTTGGCCTGAAGATTGGGTTCGCACGGGACCAAATTGCAAATACAGCAATTTTGAAAATACAACAGCTTGTACGTTGGTATCGAATTTACCTGATGTAAAAACCGAAAGCAAAGTTGCCGTTGCACTGCCTCCTTTTTTGGTTGAAAAATGGAAAGCCGAAGGAAGATATGAAAAGGAAGTGGCTTCATTGGATGCTTTTTTCAAAAGAACAGGTTATCCAAGAACTCCAAAATATTACATCATAAAATGGTTGACAGATTATATTACTGAGTTCGGAATTGACGGTTACCGCGCCGACACGGTGAAGCACACAGACGAAAGCGTTTGGGCTGATTTTAAAATCCAATGTGATTACGCTTTCGCACAATGGAAAAAAAATAATCCGACGAAAGTTTTGGACAATAATCCGTTTTACACCATTGCCGAAGTTTATAATTACAACATTAGTAACGGAAAACTGTTCGATTTTGGGGACAAAAAAGTAGATTATTATGCGAATGGTTTTACGGCTATGATCAATTTTGAATTCAAAAGCGATGCTCAAAAAGACTATTCTATTCTGTTTTCAAAATATTCCGGCTTACTGAACAATCAATTGAAAGGCAATAGTGTTCTGAATTATTTGTCTTCTCACGACGATGGTGGGCCTTTTGATGCCAAACGTACCAAAAGCATCGAAAGCGGAACAAAATTACTTTTGACTCCCGGTATTTCGCAAATGTATTATGGCGATGAATCTGCTCGTTCCCTTGTGGTCGAAGGGACTCAGGGCGATGCCACATTGCGTTCTAATATGAATTGGGAAGCCATAAAAACAAATTCCGAAACTCAAAAAGTGTTGTTGCATTGGCAAAAATTAGGTCAGTTCAGAAAGAACCACCCTTCTGTTGGAGCGGGTGTGAATACCGAAATTTCAGCAAAACCGTATGTTTGTTCACGAACTTTTACCAAAGGAAAATATACAGACACTGTCATAATCGGATTGAATTTGGCTTCAGGCAAAAAAGAAATTCCCGTAGGTTCAGCCTTCAAGGAAGGAGCCAAAGTTAGGGATGCCTATTCCGGAAAAACAGCAACCGTTTTGAAAGGGAAAGTTACTGTTGACAGCGAATTCGACATTGTTTTGTTGGAATCGATGAAGTAA
- a CDS encoding glycerophosphodiester phosphodiesterase, translating to MLKIGHRGSKGYEPENTLVSFEKAIAMEADGIELDVHLSIDGHLIVIHDETIDRTTNGKGVVNQLTLQELKSFTINEKHTIPTLDEVLDLVNQRCFVNIELKNQDTAEKVVQLIEHYISEKNWRKEHFIVSSFDWNAVQQVRFLNSDIRIGVLTETDIDLAISFARFMKAEALHPDFQLLTKDYTTKIQEKGILVFPWTVNEIDDIQKMKSLKVDGIITDFLDRV from the coding sequence ATGCTAAAAATAGGGCACCGAGGATCCAAAGGATACGAACCCGAAAACACTTTGGTTTCGTTTGAAAAAGCAATTGCAATGGAGGCAGACGGAATCGAATTGGATGTGCATCTTAGTATAGACGGACATTTGATTGTCATCCACGACGAAACCATCGATAGGACAACCAATGGAAAAGGAGTTGTAAACCAATTGACATTGCAGGAACTAAAATCCTTTACAATTAATGAAAAACACACGATTCCAACATTGGATGAGGTTTTGGATTTGGTTAACCAAAGATGTTTTGTAAATATTGAATTAAAAAATCAGGATACAGCGGAGAAAGTGGTTCAATTGATAGAACATTATATTTCAGAAAAAAACTGGAGAAAAGAACATTTTATAGTTTCCAGTTTCGATTGGAATGCCGTGCAACAAGTCCGATTTTTGAATAGCGATATCCGAATTGGAGTTTTAACCGAAACCGATATTGATTTGGCCATTTCTTTTGCCCGATTCATGAAAGCCGAAGCTTTACATCCCGATTTTCAATTATTGACAAAGGATTATACCACCAAAATTCAGGAGAAAGGAATCCTTGTTTTTCCGTGGACAGTAAATGAAATTGATGATATTCAAAAAATGAAATCGTTAAAAGTGGATGGCATCATCACTGATTTTTTGGATAGGGTTTAA
- a CDS encoding NAD(P)/FAD-dependent oxidoreductase: protein MIQNFDILVVGGGASGFFTAINIVEKNPKIKVAILERGAEVLAKVRVSGGGRCNVTHACFEPNELVKFYPRGEKELRGPFHQFCSGDTIEWFERHGVELKIEEDGRMFPVSNSSQTIIDCFVKATQKLGIKVFTGQSVQSIFKKDNFWKVETQNENYIAEKLVLATGSNPKIWEMLQKQGHIIVSPVPSLFTFNIKDSRIKELPGVSAQVTVKVKDTKLTSTGPLLITHWGMSGPAILKLSAWGARILHDKNYQFTIYVNWLNELDAEDAEKILKTTKQEHAKKSVSKKSAVDLTNRLWESLVLASGIPADTKWADLSKNQLQNLVNQLTNGTFQVNGKSTFKEEFVTAGGIDLKEINFKTMESKFHENLYFAGEIMNIDAITGGFNFQNAWTSGFIVANAI from the coding sequence ATGATTCAAAATTTTGACATACTCGTTGTTGGCGGCGGCGCTTCCGGTTTTTTTACGGCTATTAATATCGTGGAGAAAAACCCGAAAATAAAAGTTGCCATTTTAGAAAGAGGAGCTGAAGTATTGGCAAAAGTTCGCGTTTCCGGAGGCGGTCGCTGTAATGTGACACATGCCTGTTTCGAGCCTAATGAGTTGGTCAAATTTTATCCGCGTGGAGAAAAAGAGCTACGTGGCCCATTTCATCAGTTTTGTTCGGGTGATACTATTGAATGGTTCGAAAGACATGGAGTAGAGTTGAAAATTGAAGAGGACGGCCGTATGTTTCCTGTTTCAAATTCATCGCAAACCATAATTGATTGTTTTGTTAAAGCTACCCAAAAGCTTGGAATCAAAGTTTTCACAGGACAAAGTGTGCAGTCCATTTTTAAAAAAGACAATTTTTGGAAAGTGGAGACGCAAAATGAAAATTACATTGCTGAAAAATTAGTTCTTGCCACAGGCAGCAACCCGAAAATTTGGGAAATGTTGCAAAAACAAGGACACATAATTGTGAGTCCAGTTCCATCTTTATTTACCTTCAATATAAAAGATTCCCGAATTAAAGAATTACCAGGAGTTTCAGCTCAAGTTACCGTAAAAGTAAAAGACACTAAACTGACTTCAACAGGTCCATTGTTAATTACGCATTGGGGAATGAGCGGCCCGGCAATCTTGAAATTATCGGCTTGGGGTGCGCGGATTTTACACGACAAGAATTATCAGTTTACCATTTATGTGAATTGGCTCAACGAGCTTGATGCCGAAGATGCGGAGAAAATTTTAAAAACCACCAAACAAGAACACGCCAAAAAATCGGTTTCCAAAAAATCGGCTGTTGATTTAACTAATCGTCTTTGGGAAAGTCTAGTTCTAGCTTCAGGAATTCCTGCAGATACCAAATGGGCTGATTTGTCCAAAAACCAATTGCAAAACTTGGTAAATCAATTGACGAATGGCACTTTTCAGGTAAATGGTAAAAGCACTTTCAAAGAAGAATTCGTAACCGCCGGCGGAATCGATTTAAAAGAAATCAACTTCAAAACCATGGAGAGTAAATTTCACGAGAATCTTTATTTTGCTGGAGAAATCATGAATATCGACGCCATTACCGGCGGATTCAATTTCCAGAATGCTTGGACAAGTGGGTTTATTGTGGCGAATGCTATTTAA
- a CDS encoding TlpA family protein disulfide reductase, which produces MIEFKKTFLLFLISTFSFSQNIFIKYIGDSEDNILLTCQSIESLHTPTVLNKNNRNLKFTLNSPTTLLCNQIYRNTLIFSLPNETIEFDINDKGLINYSCPSNKYRKLESEFINDCFQKYGKTENISDYNELKQIRLLNKLPKYFDKEYVKEQELMESYYRNDKISKEFYQYFTTMYWCLIKYNELENEIINQDTFLSIEKTFDEADVLLNIEGYKSLLCNYVAKSLKKSNLKNDLHTRMEFIAKNFTNQKIIDYLLYSNINSALNDRFIKTVVDKQSIDIFRKNCKNQEYLKAINQDLQPKTAPIILQNIIKKHIGKLVLVDFWASWCMPCREEFPSEKKLIQKYPNVAFIFLSIDKSSTAWQKAMDQYNDILNKENSFLLTKSNQDELLNEINVSTIPRFVLFGKDGKIINPDAPRPSSTEIQTLIEEHL; this is translated from the coding sequence ATGATAGAATTTAAAAAAACATTCCTGCTATTTTTAATTTCAACATTCTCATTTTCACAAAATATTTTTATAAAATATATTGGTGATAGTGAAGACAACATCCTTTTAACTTGTCAATCAATAGAATCATTACACACACCTACTGTCCTTAATAAAAACAATCGGAATTTAAAATTCACATTAAACAGCCCTACAACATTATTGTGCAATCAAATTTATAGAAATACTCTTATTTTCTCCTTACCGAATGAAACAATTGAATTTGATATAAATGATAAAGGGTTAATAAATTATTCTTGTCCCTCTAACAAATATCGAAAATTAGAATCTGAGTTTATAAATGATTGTTTTCAAAAATATGGAAAAACTGAAAACATTTCTGATTACAATGAGCTTAAACAAATACGATTATTGAATAAACTTCCAAAATATTTTGATAAAGAGTACGTTAAAGAGCAAGAATTAATGGAAAGCTATTATAGAAACGATAAAATTTCAAAAGAATTCTATCAATATTTCACTACAATGTATTGGTGTTTAATCAAGTATAATGAATTAGAAAACGAAATTATAAATCAAGATACATTCTTGTCAATAGAAAAAACTTTTGATGAAGCTGATGTGTTGTTAAACATTGAAGGATACAAATCATTACTATGTAATTATGTCGCAAAATCTTTGAAAAAATCAAACTTAAAAAATGATTTACATACTAGAATGGAATTCATAGCCAAAAACTTTACTAATCAAAAAATTATAGATTACTTATTATATTCCAATATTAATAGTGCTTTAAATGACCGATTCATAAAAACAGTAGTTGATAAACAAAGCATTGATATATTTAGAAAAAACTGCAAAAATCAAGAATATCTTAAAGCTATAAACCAAGATTTACAACCGAAAACTGCACCGATAATTTTGCAAAATATCATAAAAAAGCATATTGGAAAATTAGTTTTGGTCGATTTTTGGGCATCATGGTGTATGCCATGTCGAGAAGAGTTCCCCAGTGAAAAAAAACTGATACAAAAATACCCTAATGTAGCTTTTATATTTCTATCCATAGACAAAAGCAGCACTGCCTGGCAAAAAGCAATGGATCAATACAATGACATTCTGAATAAAGAAAATAGTTTTTTGCTTACAAAATCAAATCAGGATGAATTATTAAATGAAATAAATGTATCCACTATTCCACGTTTTGTATTGTTTGGTAAAGATGGAAAAATAATAAATCCTGATGCTCCAAGGCCATCCAGCACCGAAATTCAAACATTGATTGAAGAACATCTGTAA
- a CDS encoding carboxypeptidase-like regulatory domain-containing protein, whose protein sequence is MKVKLPFVLFLLTSQLSISQIDKTIKGKVSSEGFLLQKVDVINKTSKKSTITNEKGEFIIEAKAYDNLIFYAKEFQSKEIKLRPDQIEQNNLDIIMFKKPEELDEVVVKKIAPVKIGLDKKWEQQKNDAITLDRKSNTPKTGVYDGSIENGIDFMRIGKMIVGLFGKGEEKEEKEALPKIEFAELAKNICEEKFYLETLKLKSDEIDLFLQFCDADPKSKSLITNHNKLSMMDFLMAKNKEFKNLPVLK, encoded by the coding sequence ATGAAAGTAAAATTACCCTTTGTTTTATTTTTGCTTACAAGTCAACTTAGTATTTCACAAATAGATAAAACTATTAAAGGAAAAGTTTCTTCTGAAGGTTTTTTGCTTCAAAAAGTGGATGTAATCAATAAAACATCCAAAAAATCAACTATCACAAATGAAAAAGGAGAATTTATAATTGAAGCGAAGGCTTATGATAATCTTATTTTTTATGCTAAGGAATTTCAATCGAAAGAAATAAAACTTAGGCCAGACCAAATTGAGCAAAACAATTTGGATATTATCATGTTCAAAAAACCGGAAGAATTAGATGAGGTAGTGGTAAAAAAAATAGCACCTGTTAAAATTGGACTTGATAAAAAATGGGAACAGCAAAAAAATGATGCGATAACATTAGATAGAAAATCCAATACACCAAAAACTGGAGTTTATGACGGTAGCATTGAGAATGGAATCGATTTTATGAGAATTGGGAAAATGATTGTAGGTCTGTTTGGCAAAGGCGAAGAAAAAGAAGAAAAGGAAGCTCTCCCAAAAATTGAATTTGCCGAATTAGCAAAAAATATCTGCGAAGAAAAATTTTATCTGGAGACTTTAAAATTAAAATCGGATGAAATTGATCTCTTTCTTCAATTTTGTGATGCAGATCCTAAATCTAAAAGTCTAATTACTAATCATAACAAACTTAGTATGATGGATTTTTTGATGGCGAAAAATAAAGAGTTTAAAAATCTACCAGTTTTAAAGTAA
- a CDS encoding TspO/MBR family protein, producing MNKITRILSIVVTCLVVGYFSGIVTRSAITTWYPTLTKPSFNPPNWVFAPVWSMLYIMMGIAAGLVWDRIDFEKESVKKALQFFAIQLALNALWSYLFFGLKNPMLAGLEIIILWLMVYETYVQFAKINKISGYLFVPYLLWISFAAVLNGSIWWLNR from the coding sequence ATGAATAAGATTACCCGAATATTATCTATTGTTGTCACTTGTCTAGTTGTTGGTTATTTCTCCGGAATAGTTACCCGTTCGGCGATAACAACTTGGTATCCCACTTTGACAAAACCGAGTTTTAACCCGCCCAATTGGGTTTTTGCGCCGGTTTGGAGTATGCTTTATATCATGATGGGAATCGCTGCCGGGTTGGTTTGGGACCGAATCGACTTTGAAAAAGAATCCGTTAAAAAAGCATTGCAGTTTTTCGCCATTCAATTGGCGCTAAACGCCTTGTGGTCGTATTTGTTTTTTGGGCTAAAAAACCCAATGTTGGCCGGATTGGAAATAATTATACTATGGTTGATGGTTTATGAAACCTATGTCCAATTTGCCAAAATCAACAAAATTTCAGGCTATTTGTTTGTTCCTTATTTACTTTGGATTTCTTTTGCGGCTGTTTTAAACGGAAGTATTTGGTGGTTGAATAGGTAA